A single genomic interval of Salinarchaeum sp. IM2453 harbors:
- a CDS encoding site-specific integrase produces MMNVADSGRGLTTQSHSFVSVFGPTVIPTPTELQTPLNRQHSQQAGLLILRLIYRRNVYQKGGKPRDAYLPASVERDLQQFQNSQNIAPKDPFVDLEPRGVRADIKRVAQRTAEETGTSDFNHVSSHDLRRRFAQRLLVDENMNPRVVMAVGGWDSFQAIEPYLNAPSPDVVDDAFDAAEL; encoded by the coding sequence ATGATGAACGTCGCAGACTCAGGTCGTGGTCTCACCACGCAATCGCATTCATTCGTCTCGGTCTTTGGACCAACCGTGATCCCCACGCCGACAGAATTACAGACGCCATTGAACAGGCAGCATTCGCAGCAGGCTGGGCTACTAATCTTGAGATTAATTTATCGAAGGAACGTTTACCAGAAGGGAGGGAAGCCACGCGACGCGTATCTTCCTGCGTCAGTCGAACGAGATCTCCAGCAGTTCCAAAACTCACAGAACATCGCCCCGAAAGACCCATTTGTTGACCTCGAACCCCGGGGTGTGCGTGCTGACATCAAACGCGTTGCTCAGCGGACGGCCGAAGAAACAGGGACCAGCGACTTCAACCACGTGAGCTCTCACGATCTTCGCCGCCGGTTTGCTCAGCGCCTGTTGGTTGATGAAAACATGAATCCACGCGTTGTGATGGCCGTTGGCGGCTGGGATTCCTTCCAAGCGATAGAGCCGTATCTGAATGCTCCCAGTCCTGATGTTGTCGACGATGCGTTCGACGCTGCTGAGCTTTGA
- a CDS encoding HalOD1 output domain-containing protein, with amino-acid sequence MSEETQKDSTTVNVDVGDGEDLAVAVTTAIGEIKDIPPAEVESIDGLDGEALTEFYQTAVAGELSDITISFCHKDVKVSISDAGTVQAERNRL; translated from the coding sequence ATGTCCGAAGAAACACAGAAAGACTCGACGACTGTCAATGTTGATGTCGGTGATGGGGAGGATCTAGCCGTTGCAGTCACAACTGCTATTGGAGAGATAAAAGATATTCCGCCAGCAGAAGTTGAGTCAATCGATGGCCTTGACGGTGAGGCGTTGACGGAGTTCTATCAAACAGCTGTTGCGGGTGAACTGAGCGACATTACAATATCGTTTTGTCACAAAGATGTCAAGGTATCAATTTCGGACGCTGGCACAGTTCAAGCAGAAAGGAATAGGCTGTAG
- a CDS encoding IS630 family transposase (programmed frameshift) — MTKHGNKIPGVTVEQVREQLAEETDPKAIKRLTVAREYLDGLSPAEIETKYGWHERTVYGWLNRFEERGFEAALYDANRPGQDPELAEDQFEEFAKTLHQPPEKAGYDEPAWTSKLARQYLIEEYDVAYSLRHVQRLMKKAEVSWKKPRPEPSSADEEELEQYDEDLKKVGRRDEDTTVITIDQFRKAVGADLTYAWFPVGERPTVDVSASQDGLNFLGALTENGETMFLECTGSFTKEVTVRFFEALQAKFGEKLLIVLDKGSYFTANKVKEFAEETKIELLYLPTGMAKLNPTEECWRQLRSALGNRYFGTVDELRTGIRSALDTINPPGIYQYLCR; from the exons ATGACCAAACACGGCAACAAGATCCCGGGGGTGACTGTCGAACAAGTACGCGAGCAACTTGCTGAAGAGACTGACCCGAAAGCAATCAAACGATTAACTGTCGCACGAGAGTACCTTGACGGTCTTTCTCCTGCAGAAATTGAAACAAAGTACGGCTGGCACGAACGGACTGTCTACGGCTGGTTGAACCGCTTCGAAGAGCGCGGCTTCGAGGCCGCGCTCTACGATGCCAATCGGCCCGGACAAGATCCAGAATTAGCTGAAGACCAGTTCGAAGAGTTTGCTAAAACACTCCACCAACCGCCTGAAAAAGCAGGATACGATGAACCAGCATGGACTTCGAAACTGGCCCGTCAGTACCTCATCGAAGAGTACGACGTAGCGTACTCACTCCGTCATGTACAACGACTCATGAAGAAGGCCGAGGTTTCTTGGAAGAAACCACGGCCGGAGCCGTCTTCTGCTGATGAGGAAGAACTCGAACAGTACGACGAAGACCTC AAAAAAGTCGGGAGACGTGACGAAGATACAACGGTCATCACGATTGATCAGTTTCGGAAAGCAGTTGGCGCAGATCTCACGTACGCGTGGTTTCCAGTTGGCGAGAGGCCGACCGTGGACGTGTCGGCCTCTCAAGATGGACTCAATTTTCTGGGAGCACTCACAGAGAACGGCGAGACCATGTTTTTGGAGTGTACTGGCTCGTTCACCAAGGAAGTCACCGTGCGGTTTTTCGAAGCGCTCCAGGCCAAGTTTGGTGAGAAACTCTTGATTGTGTTGGACAAAGGATCGTACTTCACAGCGAACAAAGTCAAGGAATTCGCGGAAGAAACGAAGATAGAACTTCTCTATCTTCCAACTGGAATGGCGAAGCTCAACCCAACAGAGGAGTGCTGGCGACAACTGAGATCAGCACTCGGCAACAGATACTTCGGAACGGTTGATGAGCTTCGTACTGGAATTCGATCAGCACTGGACACAATCAATCCGCCGGGAATCTATCAATATCTCTGTCGGTGA
- a CDS encoding acetamidase/formamidase family protein — translation MDSNEVRPGATLICPAEIKRVKLYISGLHANQGDGELPLHTTDVSGKTELTVEVVDALELDGPILLPNGPDLHDIDQPYTYEESIAAEGLVNEYDVDTLHDMVPM, via the coding sequence ATGGACTCGAATGAAGTCAGGCCGGGAGCGACGTTGATCTGTCCGGCAGAGATTAAGAGAGTTAAACTGTACATCAGTGGTCTACACGCAAACCAGGGTGATGGTGAGCTACCTCTACATACGACCGATGTCAGTGGCAAAACCGAGCTAACTGTCGAGGTCGTTGACGCTCTCGAACTTGATGGACCAATCTTATTGCCAAACGGGCCCGATCTCCACGACATTGATCAGCCCTATACCTACGAGGAGTCCATCGCCGCAGAAGGACTTGTAAATGAATACGATGTTGATACGCTCCATGATATGGTACCTATGTAG
- a CDS encoding DUF5305 family protein: MSEEAPPMWKLRMKSVIDQWFLPIVVICLLLVAAGGFLVYTGVADPGESEEQEVVASAQYDSSFDYSVVVDEDVEIEGETVFRAGERQPSGQSFYLRDVGTTVEGSLDINTDANEFENFSLAQDPEVVVSLEGTSDGQQIWDVKSEIEDHTTEVGDDEASIEFEFDVTDIEDRISDAEGAVGGAVDVEAEVLVSTTVAGSLDGEERFVEETGSIDVDIGTTTFELDADHEVSPEPGVTANPGQIQIVELTTTTESPSYIQGMLGVLLIVGGLGGIGIAGISFRTMDLPPSKEEQSWLEYQSDRDEFDEWITQIELSETDREHPTAEAETLADLVDFAIDTNNSVMYDPADETYSVVHDETRYVFTPPEPPEDPALFGQFAVSAPGSENGDSESEEEVESKSSEDPGS; encoded by the coding sequence ATGAGTGAAGAGGCACCCCCGATGTGGAAGCTTCGGATGAAGTCGGTTATTGATCAGTGGTTTTTGCCAATTGTTGTTATTTGTTTATTGTTGGTCGCTGCTGGTGGTTTTCTGGTGTATACGGGCGTCGCTGATCCGGGTGAAAGTGAAGAGCAGGAAGTTGTTGCCAGTGCGCAGTATGATTCCTCATTCGATTATTCGGTAGTCGTGGATGAGGACGTAGAAATTGAAGGTGAGACAGTATTCAGAGCTGGCGAGCGACAACCGTCAGGGCAGAGTTTTTATCTCAGAGATGTTGGAACAACCGTTGAGGGATCACTTGATATTAACACCGATGCAAACGAATTCGAAAACTTCTCGCTTGCTCAGGATCCGGAGGTTGTAGTTTCGCTTGAAGGAACCAGCGATGGCCAGCAGATATGGGATGTCAAGTCTGAAATAGAGGACCACACGACAGAAGTTGGAGATGATGAAGCTTCAATAGAATTCGAATTTGATGTTACAGACATTGAAGACCGGATTAGCGATGCTGAGGGTGCAGTCGGTGGTGCTGTCGATGTAGAAGCCGAAGTGCTGGTATCGACAACAGTTGCTGGATCGCTTGATGGAGAAGAGCGGTTCGTTGAAGAGACAGGATCAATTGATGTTGATATTGGTACGACAACGTTTGAGCTTGACGCAGATCATGAAGTAAGCCCTGAACCGGGTGTGACAGCCAATCCGGGTCAAATACAGATTGTGGAGCTAACGACAACGACGGAGTCACCGTCATACATTCAGGGAATGCTCGGGGTATTACTCATTGTTGGTGGTCTTGGCGGAATTGGTATTGCTGGGATTTCATTCCGGACAATGGATCTGCCACCATCCAAGGAAGAACAGTCTTGGCTCGAGTATCAGAGTGATCGGGATGAGTTCGATGAGTGGATCACACAGATTGAGCTATCCGAAACTGATAGGGAACACCCAACTGCGGAGGCTGAGACACTTGCTGATCTTGTTGATTTTGCGATTGATACGAACAACAGTGTCATGTATGATCCAGCAGATGAGACGTATTCGGTTGTTCATGATGAAACACGGTACGTGTTCACGCCACCAGAGCCGCCAGAGGATCCTGCATTGTTTGGTCAGTTTGCTGTTTCAGCTCCGGGTTCGGAAAATGGAGATTCTGAAAGTGAAGAAGAGGTGGAATCAAAATCTTCGGAAGACCCGGGGTCATAG
- a CDS encoding dimethylsulfonioproprionate lyase family protein has product MDSFNVSDVAEEIPEDEHSTETVRTDNVSVEVMAFTPGDDDPMHSHHEDEVYQVVSGHGKLNVEGNSVDVGPGDVVHLEPGTEHQFHDFEDELVVTVLYGPAKHSDE; this is encoded by the coding sequence ATGGATAGTTTTAACGTAAGCGACGTAGCCGAAGAGATCCCAGAAGATGAACATTCAACAGAGACCGTTCGCACTGACAATGTAAGCGTTGAAGTAATGGCATTTACACCGGGTGATGACGATCCAATGCATTCACATCATGAAGATGAAGTGTATCAGGTTGTCTCTGGACACGGAAAACTCAATGTTGAGGGAAATAGCGTCGACGTTGGTCCCGGGGATGTAGTCCATCTTGAGCCGGGGACCGAACATCAGTTCCATGATTTCGAAGATGAACTTGTCGTAACTGTGCTTTACGGACCAGCAAAGCACTCAGACGAGTAG
- a CDS encoding AbrB/MazE/SpoVT family DNA-binding domain-containing protein encodes MVEYEDRLELIPIDDDPLQAIREAAGDAFEGESIEELREEAREQAQRDAEEGFERGKRAAGDNDE; translated from the coding sequence GTGGTCGAATACGAGGACCGTCTCGAACTCATCCCCATCGACGATGACCCGCTTCAGGCGATTCGTGAAGCAGCTGGCGACGCATTCGAAGGGGAGTCGATAGAAGAACTCCGTGAAGAAGCGAGAGAGCAGGCACAAAGAGATGCCGAAGAGGGGTTCGAACGCGGGAAACGCGCGGCGGGGGATAACGACGAATGA
- a CDS encoding DUF1102 domain-containing protein, with product MDDSTRKTIATLGGLSAIAGAAAGTGAFSRTEATRGVNVQVAGDADAYLGLEPAPDSPNSSYASIDDDGHLQIKMSEGNDDTIGDGVNPNAITNFESVFQITNQGTQRINVWIEHDSEYVDFEINGQVIESPEESVSVDVGESEIVDIVVDTREEPVPSDGDMLLEEIVIYADTDAGAEPPAVDATRIVSDDEVSQGDSTTVTITVDLDTVSDVDVFERFDPDLGTASFESASVEGSIVSPSFVDLDTGGGVVLFDGIGTGELIVEYTLRVASDADTGEYQFDPNSIGINTSEQPVEGVDTIEVVT from the coding sequence ATGGACGACAGTACAAGAAAAACAATCGCAACATTAGGAGGACTCTCGGCTATCGCTGGGGCAGCTGCGGGCACAGGCGCATTCTCTCGGACAGAAGCAACCCGTGGTGTTAACGTTCAGGTTGCAGGCGACGCTGATGCGTATTTAGGATTAGAACCAGCTCCGGACAGCCCTAACTCAAGTTACGCTTCCATCGATGACGATGGGCACCTTCAAATCAAAATGTCGGAAGGAAATGATGACACAATCGGAGACGGGGTTAATCCGAACGCAATTACGAATTTTGAGTCGGTATTTCAGATCACTAACCAAGGCACTCAGAGGATTAACGTCTGGATTGAGCATGACTCCGAGTATGTTGATTTTGAGATCAACGGACAGGTGATTGAATCTCCTGAGGAGTCGGTTTCAGTTGATGTCGGGGAGTCAGAGATAGTGGATATCGTGGTAGACACTCGGGAAGAGCCGGTGCCATCCGACGGCGACATGCTGCTCGAGGAGATAGTCATCTACGCGGATACCGATGCTGGAGCTGAGCCACCCGCGGTGGATGCAACACGGATCGTTAGCGATGATGAAGTTTCACAGGGCGACTCAACAACGGTGACGATCACCGTTGATCTGGATACGGTTTCTGATGTGGATGTATTCGAACGGTTTGACCCTGACCTCGGAACAGCCTCGTTCGAGTCCGCCAGCGTTGAAGGATCGATTGTTTCACCATCGTTCGTTGATCTGGACACGGGAGGAGGAGTCGTGCTGTTCGACGGAATCGGTACTGGCGAGTTAATAGTTGAGTATACGCTGCGGGTGGCATCGGACGCCGATACGGGAGAATATCAATTTGATCCGAACTCCATCGGCATCAATACGAGCGAACAACCAGTTGAAGGTGTGGATACAATTGAGGTAGTTACATGA
- the tnpC gene encoding IS66 family transposase, protein MSLGTDGSPNSIDSAIRTDSKTALRREVIRLRAENQHLRHQIAEMSSRIDELEAKLKQYENAHTPSSKKGGAGRGGGRNGSGDNETADEEESAGGDDAASDSSPGRDEGHEGTTRTPPEPEETRIVDNGFCPDCEHVLTDPDSYTSQIVIDTPLPIPTTVVEYKLGKHECSCGNEVVAEHPDCPQTGRFGPNIMAQTALGRFHERLPNRKQAELFDWKLDEPISHRTIYNLTERVADRLRPAYKEVKESVAESEVVYVDETGFSVDGEQYWVWTFVTEDEVLYTVEQSRGSQVLEAVLGEEFAEDSTLSCDGWSAYPAYHPKLQRCWAHLLREVEFVADRYDEAQQLSEELHELHDDLTTFTERDPSASARQEKRAEAMLHLEGLTRQEYANEEVTDLIEKIRNGLGHWLTFVTEPEVDSTNNRAERALREQVVLRKIFRSLRSADGVRIHETITTMLATWQRRGLDPPSQLQSVLGGREVESP, encoded by the coding sequence GTGTCTCTCGGGACAGACGGATCGCCGAACTCGATAGATTCGGCGATCCGAACCGATAGCAAGACAGCCCTCCGTCGGGAAGTCATTAGACTTCGCGCAGAAAATCAGCACCTTCGTCACCAAATTGCTGAAATGAGCAGTCGTATCGACGAACTTGAAGCAAAGCTCAAGCAATACGAAAATGCCCACACGCCATCCAGCAAGAAGGGTGGTGCTGGAAGAGGTGGTGGCCGCAATGGCTCCGGTGATAACGAGACAGCCGATGAAGAAGAGTCAGCTGGCGGCGATGATGCCGCCAGCGACTCTTCGCCCGGACGTGACGAAGGCCACGAGGGAACAACCAGAACACCGCCAGAGCCAGAAGAAACACGCATCGTTGACAACGGCTTTTGTCCCGATTGTGAGCACGTTCTCACCGATCCAGACAGCTACACGTCTCAAATTGTCATTGACACGCCGCTCCCTATCCCAACAACCGTCGTTGAGTACAAGCTTGGGAAACACGAGTGCTCCTGCGGAAACGAAGTAGTCGCTGAACATCCGGATTGCCCACAGACCGGGCGTTTTGGGCCAAATATCATGGCCCAAACCGCTCTTGGCCGGTTCCACGAACGGCTCCCAAATCGCAAACAAGCTGAACTCTTCGACTGGAAGCTCGACGAACCAATCTCCCACCGGACGATCTACAATCTGACCGAGCGGGTCGCAGACCGGCTGCGACCCGCATACAAGGAAGTCAAAGAGAGTGTGGCCGAGAGCGAAGTGGTTTACGTTGACGAGACAGGATTTTCCGTGGATGGCGAGCAGTATTGGGTCTGGACGTTCGTAACCGAGGATGAGGTGCTGTACACGGTGGAGCAGAGCCGAGGCAGTCAGGTGTTAGAGGCCGTCCTCGGCGAGGAATTCGCCGAGGACTCGACACTCAGTTGTGACGGCTGGTCGGCGTATCCAGCGTATCATCCGAAGTTACAGCGATGTTGGGCCCATCTGTTGCGAGAGGTTGAGTTCGTTGCTGACCGGTACGATGAGGCACAGCAGCTGTCTGAAGAGTTGCATGAGCTTCACGACGATCTGACCACGTTTACCGAGAGAGATCCATCTGCCTCCGCCCGCCAAGAGAAGCGGGCGGAGGCTATGTTGCACTTAGAGGGGCTTACTCGGCAGGAATACGCCAACGAAGAGGTTACAGATCTGATCGAGAAAATCAGAAACGGGCTCGGCCACTGGCTGACGTTTGTGACAGAGCCAGAGGTGGATTCAACGAATAATCGCGCAGAGCGCGCTCTGCGCGAACAGGTTGTCCTGCGGAAGATATTCCGAAGCCTCCGATCAGCTGACGGCGTCCGAATTCACGAGACAATCACGACGATGTTAGCGACGTGGCAGAGACGTGGGCTTGATCCGCCATCGCAGTTGCAGTCGGTGCTTGGTGGTAGAGAAGTAGAATCACCGTGA
- a CDS encoding PIN domain-containing protein translates to MTAYVETDFLLALAKDSDWLKDRAEEKLEERDVVTSTYSYLEILLIRERHEFDYIKLFSNMLDVVPVETEEERQIVLKAVNYFEDGMTAFDAFHAATAETRGHSILSSDKAYENVDPERLPLEPDTDD, encoded by the coding sequence ATGACGGCGTACGTAGAGACAGACTTTCTCCTTGCCCTCGCCAAAGACTCTGACTGGCTCAAAGACCGAGCAGAAGAAAAACTGGAAGAACGCGACGTCGTCACGTCCACGTATTCGTATCTGGAGATTCTGCTCATCAGAGAACGCCACGAGTTCGACTACATCAAACTGTTTTCGAATATGCTCGATGTTGTTCCCGTCGAGACCGAGGAAGAACGCCAGATCGTGCTCAAGGCTGTGAATTACTTCGAGGACGGAATGACCGCATTCGATGCCTTCCACGCTGCTACTGCCGAAACCCGCGGCCATTCTATCCTAAGCTCTGACAAAGCGTACGAGAACGTCGATCCCGAGCGTCTCCCGTTGGAACCGGACACCGACGATTGA
- a CDS encoding choice-of-anchor L domain-containing protein: MSRKDSDKPVHQRLVSLSRRKAIQLSGTLPIVKLPSVASADKDGDLERKGEKRSGSDVAPLDLSSNAANVISTEKFEEKIEETAFRGVNEQLKIFSEELQGFPHEGDEFVVISSGDAGEASNHPEFFASTWWENDRHISDYSPDGYDAFCVAELDVTFRVPEGAEGIAFDYKFGTEENPTFLGSIYQDFFEALLYEPDDVTNIAQIDGNPVTVDSAAGVSNAPNGSSVDPEPPFPEPSDVAYNAVTELQTVTHDISNHQGETLTLRFRIADASDGLYDSAVFLDNLRFTDEVERDLLPLEQELESFESAFKGLLNGHMEAQAHYTALLYEEFRSDYADLVTDYWGYKAGEIPGNELDEEPRDIADASLNSYKDESDYEITDGQAMDFYRFYDELFDNLEDKDEIEVIKEITYQHYVGEYPGQEYPFSFDEGERFIDIMEDDWEIVGAAVDQIMSNHDPTQSEIQSLATIIQDLTNRLSARKQELIEAKEHEAEALISAGDEDELEVSGQVFEDSTDLAGDEVGVQIGPAKFALIILGLGILGKGAGYLTTRCSGTFVLSRHDAVEHSTVSVSRPDRAFLSQVNSGINMITHLSSFADVMEEDGLETEFAGSVFVGGFKKGSVTAGKSLVIETLELSLQWALAQDADAEIRFDKLPDVTEKAELGLWDRFIHWGKSFWDWFWPWYSYSRPEIGEAEGKITIENTGNTIFTPVIGSDYRLFDGEKISGAGFAVDFDGDNSPMYTGDTRSFDVTYQAPLDEGIRAGEIDIEIGMKPEADAWDPPTDIGDFLPISLCETDYIETGDRVVESFGVGNNTSVETINENDLAEGETDEFSYIPEEDSESVFLSLHYTDHYADFLLIDEDGNRTGRDDGETVTEIPDSIYSGRDTGERNREWILLEDVHNEEYTVRVHAPVVGTVPGNNEGDEGSGEEIKASSLQIASNLSSLSVPYKITSTAVPTLPPFLDISPSNITFDEPVARGDSPEFAIVLSETNEDTAINQVELVAGDLEHVDNEQSISGDHIKFESTSVSLDAGERKTVETTINIPRDASSGMYTGNIEVTGSDETAGGDSMIELTINVQLAAEDYADPDGVIRFNGLRDAIADWRNGVITKALLEDVIDAWRTRREID; the protein is encoded by the coding sequence ATGAGTAGGAAGGACTCCGACAAGCCAGTACACCAAAGATTGGTAAGTTTGTCTAGGAGAAAAGCCATTCAATTATCAGGAACGCTACCAATCGTCAAACTACCGTCAGTAGCGAGTGCCGACAAAGATGGTGATCTCGAACGCAAAGGCGAGAAGCGCAGCGGGAGTGATGTTGCCCCTTTGGACCTCTCATCAAATGCCGCTAATGTAATTTCAACGGAAAAATTTGAAGAAAAAATTGAGGAGACAGCATTCAGAGGAGTCAACGAGCAATTAAAAATATTCTCGGAAGAACTTCAGGGATTCCCACATGAGGGAGATGAGTTTGTGGTAATAAGTAGCGGGGATGCAGGCGAAGCGTCGAATCATCCAGAATTCTTTGCAAGTACGTGGTGGGAGAATGATCGCCATATATCTGACTATTCGCCAGATGGATACGATGCTTTCTGTGTGGCGGAACTTGACGTCACTTTCCGTGTCCCAGAGGGCGCGGAGGGAATCGCGTTTGACTATAAATTTGGAACCGAGGAGAACCCAACGTTTCTTGGAAGTATATATCAAGATTTCTTCGAAGCGCTTCTGTACGAACCAGACGATGTTACAAATATTGCACAGATTGACGGGAACCCGGTCACAGTCGATAGCGCTGCCGGAGTATCGAATGCGCCGAACGGTAGCTCTGTTGATCCTGAACCGCCGTTTCCAGAGCCGTCAGATGTCGCATACAACGCTGTTACCGAATTACAAACGGTAACACATGACATCTCGAACCACCAAGGTGAGACACTCACGCTCCGGTTTCGGATTGCCGACGCGAGTGATGGTTTGTACGACAGCGCCGTGTTTCTTGATAATCTCCGATTCACAGATGAAGTTGAGAGGGATTTGTTACCGCTTGAGCAGGAGCTTGAATCGTTCGAGTCAGCGTTCAAAGGTCTTCTTAATGGACATATGGAAGCTCAGGCTCACTATACAGCTTTATTGTACGAAGAGTTCAGATCTGACTATGCCGATCTGGTTACTGATTATTGGGGATACAAAGCTGGTGAAATTCCCGGGAATGAGCTTGATGAGGAGCCTCGTGATATCGCCGATGCAAGTCTCAACAGCTACAAAGATGAAAGTGATTACGAAATTACCGATGGACAAGCCATGGATTTCTATCGGTTCTATGATGAACTCTTTGATAATCTTGAAGATAAGGATGAAATAGAGGTCATCAAAGAGATCACATACCAACATTACGTTGGAGAATATCCTGGGCAAGAATATCCGTTCAGTTTTGATGAGGGAGAAAGATTTATTGATATTATGGAGGACGACTGGGAAATTGTGGGTGCAGCGGTCGATCAAATAATGTCTAATCACGATCCGACACAAAGTGAAATTCAATCCTTAGCCACAATTATTCAAGATCTAACTAATCGTCTCTCCGCAAGAAAACAGGAGCTTATTGAGGCAAAAGAACACGAGGCAGAGGCACTAATCTCAGCTGGCGATGAGGATGAACTTGAAGTCAGCGGGCAAGTCTTTGAAGATTCCACGGACCTCGCGGGTGATGAGGTTGGAGTTCAGATTGGGCCTGCGAAGTTCGCGCTTATAATTTTAGGTCTCGGGATTCTGGGAAAGGGAGCTGGATACTTAACAACTCGGTGTAGTGGAACCTTCGTACTGTCTCGTCATGACGCAGTTGAACATTCTACAGTATCAGTTTCACGTCCAGATAGGGCTTTCCTCAGTCAAGTTAATTCGGGCATAAATATGATAACCCACTTAAGCTCCTTTGCTGATGTGATGGAAGAAGACGGACTTGAGACTGAATTCGCTGGATCTGTGTTTGTAGGGGGGTTCAAGAAGGGAAGCGTAACTGCTGGTAAGAGTCTTGTCATCGAAACTTTAGAACTATCTCTTCAATGGGCACTCGCTCAGGATGCTGATGCAGAAATCAGATTTGATAAACTTCCTGACGTGACGGAGAAGGCCGAGCTGGGTCTATGGGATCGATTTATACATTGGGGGAAGAGTTTTTGGGACTGGTTCTGGCCATGGTACAGCTATAGCCGACCCGAGATAGGGGAAGCAGAAGGGAAAATTACGATCGAGAACACCGGCAATACGATATTCACCCCCGTAATTGGTTCGGATTACAGACTTTTTGATGGGGAGAAAATAAGTGGTGCTGGATTTGCTGTGGATTTTGATGGAGATAATAGTCCAATGTATACTGGCGATACTCGGTCATTTGATGTAACATATCAAGCACCCTTAGACGAAGGAATACGCGCAGGAGAAATCGACATTGAAATCGGTATGAAACCTGAAGCTGATGCATGGGACCCACCAACTGATATTGGAGACTTCTTGCCGATTAGCCTTTGTGAGACTGACTATATTGAAACAGGAGATAGAGTGGTTGAATCATTTGGCGTTGGTAACAACACCTCGGTAGAGACTATTAATGAGAACGATCTTGCTGAAGGGGAAACCGACGAGTTTTCGTATATCCCAGAAGAGGACTCAGAATCGGTATTCTTAAGCCTCCACTATACAGATCACTATGCAGATTTCCTTCTAATCGATGAGGACGGCAATCGAACGGGACGTGACGACGGCGAAACCGTGACAGAAATCCCCGATTCCATTTACTCCGGACGTGACACGGGTGAGCGCAATCGCGAGTGGATCTTACTCGAAGACGTACACAATGAGGAATACACTGTTCGTGTGCATGCCCCCGTAGTTGGAACAGTACCCGGAAACAACGAAGGAGACGAGGGATCTGGAGAAGAAATCAAAGCTTCATCCCTTCAGATCGCCAGTAATTTGTCTAGCCTCTCAGTACCATACAAGATTACGTCGACGGCTGTTCCCACGCTGCCGCCATTCCTTGATATCTCCCCATCAAACATCACGTTCGACGAACCGGTGGCCCGCGGGGATTCACCTGAATTTGCTATTGTCCTCAGTGAAACGAACGAAGACACAGCTATCAATCAAGTAGAACTGGTTGCAGGCGATCTTGAACATGTTGATAATGAGCAGTCAATCTCGGGGGATCACATCAAGTTCGAGTCAACATCGGTGTCGCTTGATGCTGGGGAAAGAAAGACCGTCGAGACAACAATTAACATACCAAGGGACGCGTCTAGTGGCATGTATACCGGAAATATCGAGGTGACTGGGAGCGACGAAACGGCAGGAGGAGATTCCATGATAGAGTTAACTATTAACGTTCAATTAGCGGCTGAAGATTATGCCGATCCCGATGGAGTTATTCGGTTCAATGGGCTCCGTGACGCAATCGCTGACTGGCGTAATGGTGTGATCACGAAAGCATTGTTGGAGGATGTCATTGATGCGTGGCGAACACGGCGGGAGATAGACTAA